The Spirosoma foliorum genome has a window encoding:
- a CDS encoding transposase — protein sequence MSLPAYSPDLNPIEQVWKSVKRWLNQTQFVKELTELSRLFQAGFAQVKDQLSFTISWWETYQDQLSWYRPVFDSSKLQ from the coding sequence GTGTCACTGCCGGCCTATAGTCCAGACCTGAACCCGATTGAGCAGGTTTGGAAATCGGTAAAGCGGTGGCTCAACCAAACGCAGTTCGTCAAAGAACTGACTGAATTAAGCCGCTTGTTTCAAGCAGGCTTTGCTCAAGTCAAAGATCAACTATCGTTTACAATTAGTTGGTGGGAGACATATCAAGATCAACTTTCCTGGTATCGTCCTGTTTTTGATTCTAGTAAGTTACAATAA